A genomic window from Chrysoperla carnea chromosome 3, inChrCarn1.1, whole genome shotgun sequence includes:
- the LOC123295090 gene encoding facilitated trehalose transporter Tret1-like, whose translation MFLKLNSSYYPQIFASIFGALATFTTGQFIGWVSPSIPELESDRSVIPGGISSYESSWILIVGFIGNILATILVAFVSDIFGRKRMILFSTLPVFLSWILIYMANRLEILYGARFIGGFGETIGKATMFMYIGEIAEAEIRGALGTILVITLNLGILFEYALGPFLSFPNLALISSTIPILLFGTFIFMPESPYYHMMNGDDTNAEKSLQYLRSKKEVTEELIEIKSVVESKLCKMDALKLLLTVKKNRDTLLLMCAIFATQELSGITPNVMYAEKILQETHFSFIRTDLVPIILPLVKIVATLLTTVLVDKVGRRPLFILSAITCGFALTLVSGYFYLLEVEKIDLSNYGWVPVVTITSYNFLFILGFGCLPFILIGELFQTNVKAIAVSITALFVPICSAIVTKVFQTLFDDYGRYAAFGYLAISCYLCFVFITIFLPETKNKSLAQLVQDKL comes from the exons atgtttctaaaattaaatagttcATATTATCCACAAATTTTTGCATCTATTTTTG GAGCCTTGGCAACATTTACAACCGGACAATTTATTGGATGGGTATCACCATCGATTCCAGAATTAGAAAGTGACAGATCAGTAATACCAGGTGGTATTAGTAGCTATGAATCATCATGGattttaattgttggttttattGGTAATATTTTAGCTACGATATTAGTTGCATTTGTTTCTGATATATTTGGACGTAAACGTATGATTTTATTTAGTACGTTACCAGTATTTTTGTCATGGATTCTAATTTATATGGCTAATAGACTTG aaatattaTATGGAGCACGATTTATTGGCGGTTTTGGTGAAACAATTGGAAAAGCAACAATGTTTATGTATATTGGTGAAATTGCTGAAGCTGAAATACGTGGTGCATTAGGAACAATTCTAGTTATAACATTAAATCTAGgcatattatttgaatatgcaTTAGGACCATTTTTATCATTTCCTAATTTAGCATTAATATCATCCACAATACCAATACTTTTATTTGGGACATTTATATTTATGCCAGAATCACCATATTATCACATGATGAATGGTGACGATACAAACGCTGAAAAATCACTCCAATATTTACGTTCCAAAAAAGAAGTTACAgaagaattaattgaaattaaaagtgTTGTTGAAAGCAAATTATGTAAGATGGACGcactaaaattattactaaCAGTGAAGAAAAATCGTGATACATTATTACTAATGTGCGCCATATTTGCAACTCAAGAACTCAGTGGAATAACACCAAATGTTATGTATgccgaaaaaattttacaagaaacTCATTTCAGTTTTATACGAACCGATTTAGTACCGATTATATTACCATTAGTGAAAATTGTTGCAACATTATTGACAACGGTGTTAGTTGATAAAGTTGGACGGCGTCCATTATTCATTCTATCCGCAATCACATGTGGATTTGCATTGACGTTAGTCAgtggttatttttatttattggaagtggaaaaaattgatttaagtaACTATGGTTGGGTACCAGTTGTTACCATCActagttataattttttgtttattcttggTTTTGGATGTTTACCTTTTATTTTGATTGGCGAATTATTTCAAACGAATGTTAAAGCTATTGCTGTTTCGATTACAGCATTGTTTGTACCAATATGTTCAGCAATTGTAACTAAAGTATTTCAAACATTGTTTGATGATTATGGACGCTATGCTGCCTTTGGTTATTTAGCAATATCTTGCTATCTATGTTTTgtgtttattacaatatttttaccagaaactaaaaataaatcactAGCACAACTTGTGCAAGACAAACTGTAA